The DNA segment CAGCCTTCGGGCCACCGTAACCAATTTTAACTTTAGCCGGCCATCCCTTAACTTCTTTACGCATCTTGCTGTCTATGCCTTTTGGCTTCCTCCAGCTCTCGTCGACGCGGCCGTATCGCCAGCTCTCTTGCCTGATAAAATCTGGCTTCTTCCTCTTTATTTTCTCCCTTAACTCAACGCTATCCTTCAGCTTTTCTAGGCCTTCGCTTCTTGCCGTCAAGCAACTAAACCCTCCAGCCTCTCATAAACATATATGCCGTCTAAAAATCTACGCGGGTCTCTATCTTTTATTCTTGTCGCCTGCTCTATGTTGGCAGCTGTTTGGCTAACCTCCTCCAGATTTATTCCCTGAACAATCACATCGTCTCCCTTAACAGTAACCTTAGCTTTACCAACTATCTTCGCAACCCTTGGGGTTCTCTCACCCATAAAGTTCTCTATTAAAACTTTGTCTCCGCTAACCTTTACGGATACTGGAAAGTGAGCGTAGACAACTTTAAGTTTATAGGTGAAGCCCTTTGTTACGCCCCTAATCATATTTCTAATATGTGCGGCAACTGTTCCAACATGGGCTTTCTCCCTCCTTTTAGGCCAGAGGGCTGAGACCTCAACCTCATCTCCTACAACACTTATCGACACTGGATAGCCTGAAAAGTCTCTGGAGAGATGACCTAACGGCCCGCTTACTTCCACTAGCATCTTGTTTACGCTTACCTTAACCCCTTCTGGAATCTTAACTTTTCTAGTCTCCCTCTTAACCTCTTCAATCTCCTGTACCTGCATCCCAATCCACCCATCTCAGTAAACGTAAGCTAAAAGTTTTCCTCCGATACCCTTTTTCCTCACCTCTAGATGGGACATGACGCCCTCCGGCGTAGAAACCACCAAAATCCCAATATCCCTAGCAGGGAGATAATTTTTCTCCCACTTCTCAATATCTTTAACCTTAAAAGAGTATCTGGGCCTTATGGCTCCACACTTATTTATCCTGCCTAAAAGCTGAACCCTAAACTTCCCGGTTCTACCATCATCAATAAACTCAAACTCGCCAATGTAGCCATGCATCTGCATAACCCTGAGAACATTACCCAGTAGCTTAGAAGCTGGCATTATATAGCATTCCTTTTTTCGCCTCAACTCATTATTGTAAATCGTGGTTAAGCCATTCGCTATAGTATCCATGTTCATTCACGCTCACCTCTAATTATACTTCTTGAAGCCTAGCTTTTCAGCCACCTCTCTAAAACATTGGCGGCAGAGCATTAAACCATACTTTCTTATAATTGGCCCGTAGGATCCGCATCTCCTACACGGCCTGCTACCCTTACCAATTTTCCTTACTTTCCTCTGATTTTTCTCGCTCATTCTTTACGCTTCCCCCTCTTTTTCACCTTCTTCTCTTCCGTCAATTCAACGCCGAACTCCTCTTTCATGAACGCCATGGCTTCCTCAGCTGTTACCCTATGTTTTGCACCAACTTTGGATCTTGCACGCCTCCTATATTTAACTCTATAGCCGGGCCTGCATAAAGATACACATATGTCCATACCTATTATGCCGAGCTCCGGAGAATACTTTGTTCCAGGTATATCGATATGTTCGCTTATGCCGAACGCGAAGTTTCCAAAATTGTCAAATGAGCTTACCGGAATCCTATTGTCGACAGCCTCCAAAACTCTCTTCAGAAATTCCACGGCTTTCTCCCCCCTCAGAGTTACTAGACATGCTATTGGCTCCTTTCGCCTTATACCGAAATCCCTAATGGTCTTCTTAGCTCTCCTAAAACATGGCTTCTGACCGGTTAATTCCTCAAGCAACTTCATGGCTTTCTCC comes from the Candidatus Bathyarchaeia archaeon genome and includes:
- a CDS encoding 50S ribosomal protein L6 produces the protein MQVQEIEEVKRETRKVKIPEGVKVSVNKMLVEVSGPLGHLSRDFSGYPVSISVVGDEVEVSALWPKRREKAHVGTVAAHIRNMIRGVTKGFTYKLKVVYAHFPVSVKVSGDKVLIENFMGERTPRVAKIVGKAKVTVKGDDVIVQGINLEEVSQTAANIEQATRIKDRDPRRFLDGIYVYERLEGLVA
- a CDS encoding 30S ribosomal protein S8; this translates as MNMDTIANGLTTIYNNELRRKKECYIMPASKLLGNVLRVMQMHGYIGEFEFIDDGRTGKFRVQLLGRINKCGAIRPRYSFKVKDIEKWEKNYLPARDIGILVVSTPEGVMSHLEVRKKGIGGKLLAYVY
- a CDS encoding 30S ribosomal protein S14 — translated: MSEKNQRKVRKIGKGSRPCRRCGSYGPIIRKYGLMLCRQCFREVAEKLGFKKYN
- a CDS encoding 50S ribosomal protein L5, producing the protein MLAAEQNENFKVKWQENPMLKPRIEKVVVNCCVGKSGEPLEKAMKLLEELTGQKPCFRRAKKTIRDFGIRRKEPIACLVTLRGEKAVEFLKRVLEAVDNRIPVSSFDNFGNFAFGISEHIDIPGTKYSPELGIIGMDICVSLCRPGYRVKYRRRARSKVGAKHRVTAEEAMAFMKEEFGVELTEEKKVKKRGKRKE